The genomic region tggtAATTAAGAAATCATTCAGTATCAAGATCAAGAATAAGCTTATACAGTAATGGTTTTTCAGTTGAATTTAAAGATgttgctattttttctttttgatatatgtacaaataaatagatatacatgcacaattttggttttttcttGATATACACACAAAGAGGTCTTGGTTCGAGTGGTACGAATGTAAAGAAAATGTGGGCATGTAAATGACATTCTCATCTCCTCTAGACTGTACAGACAACTAGTATGGGTTCCTAAGGAGCCAAAATATTCTGTTTGTGTGACTTTACTATACTTACTTTATAGTTTCTATTGGTCTTCAgaaatttctttcatttccttcattgtttaagaaatattataaaaatatatatatatatatattttattatatccggGGACCTCCAATTTTGTTCCCATGTCGGGTTTACAGTAGTATAGATAAAAATCACACAATTGATTTGTCTATGGGGTATAAGTAAGAGTACGTCAGAGAAGTATATATGACAATGCTTCGTATGGGCTACATCTTTTGCCAAAGCAATGACATGTGATCAAGTGATACAGTACTACTTATCtttaacatattattattgccTTTGCATGAACCAGCAATACTATAATAATTGAACACTTGGAATAACTACTACAAGATCTGCAAGAAGCTGAAGTTGCTCTCATTTGAAAGCATATACATGTAACAAAAGTCTCGAACATGGCCCTGACGTGCAAGTGCGTTCTTTATTGAAGTGAAATGTGCAGAATTCTTTTTCACATATTGATGGTTGGAGACTTGATTCCAAAATCTCTCATTTGTCCTAGTTATCAAACTATATGAAAAAACCAACTAATGGCTAAAAAAAGCTACttctaatattttgacatgtCATTATCTTATTCTAAAGGGCACTTGTGTGTCTTAACTTCAGGGCTTTGTTTCTGCCCGCATGCATGCTTGTGGTTCACCTAGCTGAAGAAGTTCCCATCAGATTTTCCTCAATAGCTGCTACTAAAGCTTGCATgcatttattatgttttccTTTGAGTTTGTAACTCTGATGCCAAAGTGCTAGGGGTGTCATATATATCTCCTTATTGGCATATCTCGTACACCCTCCTTAGCAAGGAACTTAAAATTAGTTAAGAGTAGCAAAGAGCCATAGTTCAAGTGGAACATCTACAGTAAGGTATTATCTTGTTTAAAAACATGATGGATGCTAAATATACTTCTGGGGGTGTGCTGAATATTTTGGCTGATTATCGTAACCACGTTAAAGTGaatttttaagtattaatGCTTTATGAATAATTCAGGCTGCATTATGATTTCTTTATGAATTCGGCAAAAAGTTTAGCTACTAATAAACTGTAAGGTGAGATTTTCTGGATCTTATTATTTGCCATGTCATGACCAATTTTAACCTAAATGTATAGAAGCTTAAAAGGTGAATTAACACTCATTTCCACAACCAAATTGCTGCTTGctcaattacatttttcttgcATCAATCTTTCTGTGTGAAGCTTCTGTAGGTAAGTTTTGTTCCCTATAGTTGGGCAATACAATTTTTGTTAAAGACAACAAATTATGTCTGTAAGACTTATTAGCTAGTTTAGTTGCTAAGGTAGATTATCAATGCTAGTTTAGTGATCAAATTTACACTGGATTCAGTTTCCAGATTAAGTTGGTATAACTTATGAGCCTAGCGGACAAACTTTCTAGAAATAAGGAGTGGGACTTTGCTAGATTCTTATTTCACCTCCTATTCCTCATGTTTATCACTGGAAGTCCGTTGAAGATCCAAGCTCAAAAACACGAGGGTTGCGCTTGTTGCAATGACTtttgatttatcaaaataacatGCTTagattatttgatattgagtGTGAGCCTCACACCTGAAGCAATGACTGAAATGTTGAACTATTCTTTCTTACTTCTTTGCTACACTTCTCAACATGTAGTTCAGCTGATAATGCTGCTAGTGGCCTTTGAATCcctaaaagacaaaaaaaaggaagaggtGATCCTTTCTAGGCACAGTTATCTATTCAGAATCTTTTGAAATCCTTATGATAAAGTTGATCGTATCCCATTAGACTGTGTGGCACCTGCTGCTTATGCTGCTTATCTGTCATCAAAGAGATCATTTCTTCCATCCTCCACCAGAAGTATAAGGGGAAAGTGAAACTGAATTGATGTGGTCCGTGCTGTTATAATGTTTCCATCATCTCTTTTATGTGCCTCCTTCAAGTGCTTGCTAATCTCCTTTTTGTTCAAAGGAAAAGTAGTAAGGGAAATTTTAACttgctaaaattattttgtttgaccCCCTTAAAAATTGTGCCTTTTCTCTTATAGGAACTTATTGGTTTCCCTATGCACCATTATCATGGGATTTTCCTCTTTAGCTACTTAAAGGTTTCATGCTTCGTTCCTATTTTCTCtacatcattttaattgcttcaCCTTGCAGTAAGGTAGCAGCAGATGCAGAAATAGGAATTATTTACATGAAAAGGAACTTGTTTGTTAATGTTTATTGGTTACTTTTACTTCCATTTGcatttaagtttatttgaaaACTCGTTAAGTGATTCAGTGAAGAGCATATGGATTGGCTTCTATGGTGGATCTTTAAGTTTTTTCTGAAACTGTAGTGCTGCCAGattcttgatattttcaaagtgtattttttcagtttccaGGAAATCTCCTCAAGATATCTGAATTACCAAGACTGCCCAGAGTTCGGTATTCAGCTTCTATACTTAAGAGAGTTGAGAAGGAAAATCAGCTTTCTAACATTTATGTTCATGAATTCGGATTACCAGATTTATCATTTGAgtatatttcttgtaattcAGAGagctgaaaaagaaataagtttCTAACATTTATATTCATGAATTTGGATGACAATGTTTCTAATTTCAGTTGCTTTCTTATGATAAACGTGGATAGTTTTGTTAGGCCATTCTTACACGCAAGGTTTGGTCTATTGCACTAGCTATTCATTATGTTTCATCATGTTGATCCTCATAAATGGAACAGAAAAGTTTGTCTGTTCCTGTACTATAAGAATGTGTCACCAACCctcaattttctctctcatATGCATCTCACTTGCACTTCCGATTTATTTCCTTCGGTTTATCAATTATTGCATTTGATATTAATTGCTTTAATTCATCTACTTTTTCATGCATAGTAATGCTATTAGATTCTAAAGTAGTTCCTTTTTGTTGTTCTCAAACCTTTTAATTGGTTAAGCTCTGTGCTAATTGTTTCATAATCATGCTAAGAACATTGTTTCACTGCTGCATAATCTAATTCAGTAGAATGTGGAACAGTCATGCATGGAAAATGAATATCTTATACTTATTGCACGTCTTTCTATTTGCAGGAGGGCCCTTGTGATATCTGTGGTGATGTTGGGGTTGCTGATGCATTAGTTACTTGCTGtcaatgtaaaataaattgtgagCATATGTAAGAACTATGCAACTCTTCTGTTGCTCAATAGCTCgttgtatttttatgtatttttctgtgtATATTTTCGAATTTTGGGTGGTTGGTAGCAAAAGGAAAGCAGGGTTGGAGGGACTCTGGTGGCAAATGGTCAGGAAGCTATTTGCTTGTTTTAGTAATCTGGTGGACTTGAGTCTTAATAAGCTTGCTATTTGTCTGAAATTGAATTCTGCAACTTGTTTATCTTTTACAATAGAGTTGTTATCTTATCCTGATAATAGGTATTGCATGAGAACCCCTCTAGAGGAGCACATAGACGACTGGCATTGCGAAGAATGTGAATCTAGCTCTAAAGCAAAGTCACTTGCATCTTGTCCGATTGGAGAGTTTCCCAGCGTGTCAAAATCAACTAACTCTGTGGAAGCACAGAAGGGTGGTTTGCTGTGTGGAGGGAGTAGAAAATTGCTTAACCAATCTAGGAAGGGTTCTGTTGATTGGGAAAAGAAAGTGGCAACTGGGAAGACTAAATACATCTGTGTCAAAGAAGCTATCAAGCTCTCAGcaggagaaaagaaatatttggcCCCTTCAAATATTACTTGTCACTCAAAGCCCCCAGGGCCTCGGATTGGGGTAAATAAATTGGAGAGAACACTGAGCAGGCCCAGAACTACACCCTTATGTTTCTCCTCTGAGCAGGATCTTGCTTCAGGTGGTTTAGCGCAATCAAAGCCTCAAAGGCCTGGCAACATGGAGATCTATGAAGGGCAAGtacaaaaatccaagaaactcTCAGGTGATCACTTTTCTGTCTGTTTTCCATAGGGCTTCTGAAATAAATAGACATACTTGCACCTGATTTATTTGGTTTCTTAAAGCCTGCTTTGATTTGTAATAAGGTTCATCAAAATCTTAAATAAGGACATTATGCATAGGTGATCTATTGCAACTGGTGTTATCGCTGTGCAAAATGGATGAATATATGATAtcacaaaaatagaataaggaaagaaaaaaggaaatgcGCACAGGCTATATGTTTgtgtaaaatgtaaaatttattgaagatATTTGGATTTCCTCTTGTTTCTTATGAGACGCTTGTTGAATACCAACAAGTAAAGCATGATGAGTTCATGCTCTAAGTCACTTAATTTACTAGAGGTGGTTGGTGCTCCGACTCTCCAGTTGTCCCGTGGCAATCTGAATGAAGGAGCACTACTCTGAAATAATCCATAATCTTAATTGGCactcaaaatttctttaaatccTTTGTCCAAAGTCTCAAGAAAGTCGTTGGTTGTGATGGTTTGAATGGGGGAATGTAGTGCATATGATGGTGAGGAAGATGATTAGATAGGATTGCTAAAATGGATGGGAGAATTTATACAAGCAACGGAGgggaataaaaataaaatgtttaggagggaaaaagaagaaatttatgGTTTTGTATGGAAAGGAGATAAATACTAATTCTAGTGACATGTAAGTTCATTAcctcttatatatttaaagtccTATGaacttttgtaatttgatCTCATTTAAGTATCatgtttgaaatatattacatCCGTGTAAAAGTTCAATATGGTTTCATCAGAATTGCAAAGATCGGTAGGCAGCTTCCAACCTTCTCGAGCACCTATGAACAAACACATACAGAAGGAGCTGCCAACAAATGTTCAATTGCCTCAAACCAAGGCAAGAAGTTCAATGCATAAGCCCTTATCTGCTCCATCTCCATCGCAGAATGCATCACTAGTTACCATTTCAGGCAAGGGCAGTATCCACTCATTTGCTTCACAAGTCTGCATgctttctatatatttatttatggttGCTGTTAAATTCTCCAATGATTCCACCCTCCAAAGTTCATATAtgctgctaaattttgatatcaTTAGATGACTAGGATATAAAATTCAGAGAATTCATGTCTTTCTgataaatttagaatatatattctcaaatattcttttagaaaattcacttgaaaaatacaaataccttAGTAAACAAACattctatatttaatatatatgctaATATAAGTtacttttcaatttaaaaaccaaaaagttAGGCTGCTATAAAAGAGGAATGCATTTAATTTCTGTGGacttatgtatatatatcctcATAAACACGTAGTCGTGGCCCATTCAATATTAAGAATGTAGGTTGAACTAACACCCAGTTttagatcaaaattatttaatttttgtgtacattttaactaatttcttttcaaatagtAGTTGAAAGTTAATTTATATCACGctaattctttaattaagatgagaattttgaaaaaaataaagttcagTTTACGAAATAAACTCTAACTTTTTGACATACTGAAAGTAACAAGAGCAGTATAGACGATGTTTATCTATGGTTGAGTgccaatttttcttcttcttcttttttttttttcacttttaagaaaacatatacaccttttggtatttttttttacaatgaaCAAATTTCTATCATACCCTGTTGAAAAGATTGAAtctcatatattatttgttccTAGTATATCATGATGAGCAAAAAATCATATGACACgcaataattacattttgaatTACTTTTTAGTCTATCATActacaaaagtattttctGTATAGGATAAGCAGTTTAATTGATTCTCATCTGTCTTTGAACTCCTTTTactcttcaaaatatttttttttacatgaaaattcgttagttgattttattttgtcttttaaccTATTTTAACATGACGATCTAACTAATTCTCATTTAAATCTATACTAGGAAGGTTCTCAATGTATtaaatcttttcaattttcatgactttttttagttatttcatGTCATATTATAACATACTTTTTATCAACATTGtgttatattatgaatataatatagaaagaaattaatatgagtaaataagtataatggaaaagataattaattgaagTAGAATGAACAatgtaacaataattaatagaaataagtatatattttatattttttttccttaaaaataacaatattacaggattaatttaatcaaatcaaaaaatgaaagaattttttagggacatttatacttttataaatgctaataatagtaaaatttacGGGCATTGCACTTGAGTATAAATctttataaaaagattgaattatatacattaccaaaaatgaataatttaataaattaagaaatatcttaatatttatgaCAATAGATGatacaaataataacaaagaaaccatatatgtaaatatttttaattgtacttttatttctttttataatactcATAgaaatagtttgaattttggtAATGCATGTACaacatacataattttattaacaattaatactaattaaaaatgtatgtACTGAAAAATacttacatttattttaatatttcaaatttatctaggcacaaaaatattatatccatATACATATGCTTCTTTGACATTTATACTTgctttacaataatttttctttactcaaattataaattttctttagtagatacattttacttttaatttaattgagaaaataaaaatgtatcaTTGCAATCTCTATtatctaaataatataaaatagtagtATCATTTTGAAATGCAAAAGTTATGCATCCTATCGCAATGAACAAAAAATCTCCATGGCggtaaaatttctttttgtaaaaattttatattatattgtcaAATGCATATCCTAATATAtcctatttatatttttattttgatatccaatattcaacattttattaaattatattatatttttgaagaattaaCTATTCATGATAACACGAACATGAGTTTAattcttataaaaatttaggcctatttttgtttatcctTTTAAGTTGGTCTTgtttctaaaaattgcatcttCATTGTAACTTAAACAAAAAGATGTGAAATTGTTTTTCCccatctttatatttattattatggaCCAATTTGTTGATAGATTGCAACAAAAtctgatataaaaataaagaaatacagAGATCATGATATCTTGATTGGAGATAGCAAAACATatgcaaaatatttaaactctTGAAAAGATTTACTTAATCTTGTTAGTTGAATTTAGTTagacattatttaatatgtctaattctttttgtaatatttgaaaatacaaattttagaataatgctataagtttattatagtatatacacacactatacatgtttatgaaataaatataaccaTTATAACAAAGTAACTAATCATTGAGAAGAGGATCTTGGAAGGAGTTGTTTTTATAGAAAACATAAGTGTATGCATGATAAGCGAGAGATATAGAGGTACagtgtaattaaaaaaattaactgcCTCTGGACTATGGAATGTTTTAAAGGAAAATCATATATAGATTTTAGCAgccaaataaagaaaatgtttaCAATGTTATATATCTACTGCACAATTATTCGTACAATATGCTCATCGGCTTTTAGATTTTCCTGAATTGTAAGGAATGGGAAATGCTCAATGCTAGTCCCACCATCCACTGTCATCTGGGTAATTTATATGTTGAAAATGTGCATAATATTGTAAGACAAATCAATCCATCAGAAGaggacaaaatgcaaaaatatataaatgagtgCACTTTGAGGACTATGCAGGAACTGGAGAAGATCATGTGACTTATGTATAAATGGCAGATTAAAGAATGATTCGAAGTACAGATCAATATCTGCATAAAAGTCATCCTTATCTTGTAGTTTGAAGTGTCACTGCCTGTACTGTAAAAGCATCAAAATTTGGTGACTGTTGCCAGCAGATCCATCTCATGAAATTTATGATGTTTAGTACTCAGTAGTAATCTTGTTTATAGGTGGTAATCGTCTCACTGCTGTTGAGCTGCGGACTTGTAATGCAGAGAATGTGAATAACAATCTTTTGCCTGATTTAGAGAAACGTTCAGTAACTCCTGCTTTGGATGCTGTCTGGAAGTAAGTTTCTGAATCTTTGTACTACACTTTTCATTGGGCAAGAGAAGCAAATGCTGATGTCAAAgcatttctctttttcttactTGTTCTCTTGTCCGTAAGCGTGCATGAACACATAATGAAATCATAGTTTCCCCATTGGGAAAAGGTATATGGATCAAGTGGAGAAAGGAATTGAATTGCACAAAACCTAGTGCAGGTAAGATAAATATGTCCATTTGATCTTCATTACATATTAGTTTGGAAGCATGAAGACAAAAGCGGATCCAGGAATTAGCAGCTTGATCGTTATGGTTCACTTGACACTGAGGAGAGTTATGTGGTTTCACTGAGCTCCACGCTCAAGCTAGATGGTTGTCCCTTGCTATTGATTTTTGGATGGTGCATTAAAGGCATTCGTCAACTTTCAGATTCATAGATACTATCAGttagtgaaatattttgttgacCACAAGATTGCTTCTAGATATCCAACAACATTCTATTTAactatgaatttattatgGTATGCATTCTTTACAATATTATGTTACAGAAAAGTTTTTCGTgcataactttttctttttcattttctaggGGAAGCTTCAGGATCCACGATGATCATAGACATCGGGTACTGAATCCTCAAATTCATGCTCATCCTGCTACCCGAGTTCGTAGAAAGATCCATGAATTTTCAAAGCAAATGCCTAAAGtacttcattttcatttggTTCCCTACAAAAAATTCTGGATCAATTTATTCCAGGATTATATTCCAGATGAAAGGGACATTGGATTGTATTTCTTTCCGGGTGACAGTGAGAGGTGTTTCTCCATTTTGTATTCATTGATTATAGCAGAACACCTAATCTCTCGCAGTTCATTAGTGCAATTTCTAGATATTAATACACTTTCCGCCTCTTCCTTTACAGATATGAGGACTATGCCTTCCTCCTGGACTACATTAGTTTCCGAAACTTGGCATTGAGGAAACAGATTGCGGATGTTGAGCTTCTGGTTTTTCCCTCCAGACTTCTGCCTGCCAATTGTCAATGTGAGGCCTTATGTTCCTCATATGTTAGTCTTTATGGTTTTTATGGAAATGGTAGCCTACTGCTGTTCAATTAGTGCTATCTTCAttcttatatttcttctaggTTGTGGCATGATATTGCCAAGTCATATTTGGCTGCAACATTTGAACATTAACCTATCTTCTTTGCTTTCACCGGATTCTTTACCAAGGATGTAATATCATGTTCTCTTTTGTCTGTGTAGTCTGGCGGAGGTGAAAATGTAAATGAAAGAAAGTCACTTGAGGGGTTTCTTGTTCATTCCATTGTGGGCCTCAAagttatactattttttttctgtgtGGATGCGAGCaatgcaattttgtttcttggaaATAATTAAGGGACATAATCAAGAACGTCGAATTTTATCAAGCACTAAACAGATGATCTTTATATCTCTTTGGCTAATTACCATTGTGAATGTCATATTTGTTGCCAAATGTTTGAGAACTTCTACATTAgccattaattttttcattttcggATGTTTTACAGGTTGGAACGGGAAGCGCTTCCTTTGGGGAGTATTTCATCGTCTGAAACAAGATACCTCTGCCCGCCTAGACAATAGGGAAATAAAACTGTCCGTGCAACCATCTAGTCACAATCCGAAGTCTGATATGGAGGAGGTTGACATGGACATTGACATGGTTGGTGGCATTAACGTAGGAAGAATCGATGTTCCAGTTCATGAGCGACCTCTTAGAGAGAAACATATACCCTCTAGACAAGAATCTCTGTCTGCTTCTATCTCCGGACGTGCTTTTGATCCGGTGACCATGCCTCCACTAAATGTCGTGGAGCCGTGTCCCGCCATTCCTCCTGGATTTGGGGAGGTGTTTAGGCTCAGAGTCCAGGATTCCTCCTTATCTCTGGTCAAGAACGTAGAAGTTCATGAAGGGAAAAGCAAAGAACAAGACGATCATCATAGtctttattcttcttctgcAGAGGTGAAATCTAAAAATGTGTGTGATTGAGAATTGATTCTTAGATGTTAGACATGGAAACCCCATAGATATTTGCTTCGCTTGTACAGCTAAGAATTCAGATATTGACGCACTAGCATTCACGTACACGTGATGtgtgaacaaataaaaaaaattataataaaaatattaatatgaattaatcaatgtgtttaaattaatatataaatttacatgcAGTACTTGCGggcataatatttattttacttataatattttttaagttttaaataagcataaaattagttttactcgtaaaaaaaaagaaaattctttaattctaattcatttgttgaattaaattcATGATTTGTGACATCGCATAACTATTGAAACATaagattgattaattataaatattgtaacaaattatacatatgtttttttgtctgcattgaaagaaaattaattatattaagaaaaaataaaatattataactgtggtaatgataattttaatactataattgtgtaaaagaaaaaataaaattatgtaaatatgaaTACATTTCCAAAAGAAcaatgtgtttttttaaaattgattctATACCACTTGGATGTGATATTCATTAAATTCTCTTATGCGCTTCTTAATAATAAGccaaaacatatttattagaaaaagtGCTTTGATTATAAAGAGGTGTAACAAACTTTGATAAGTTCATATTGAAACAAAGtactttaattcaatttttttcgtactttcaattcaataaaaatatacatgattaacaaaatagattt from Sesamum indicum cultivar Zhongzhi No. 13 linkage group LG3, S_indicum_v1.0, whole genome shotgun sequence harbors:
- the LOC105157988 gene encoding uncharacterized protein LOC105157988, with the protein product MEGPCDICGDVGVADALVTCCQCKINCEHMYCMRTPLEEHIDDWHCEECESSSKAKSLASCPIGEFPSVSKSTNSVEAQKGGLLCGGSRKLLNQSRKGSVDWEKKVATGKTKYICVKEAIKLSAGEKKYLAPSNITCHSKPPGPRIGVNKLERTLSRPRTTPLCFSSEQDLASGGLAQSKPQRPGNMEIYEGQVQKSKKLSELQRSVGSFQPSRAPMNKHIQKELPTNVQLPQTKARSSMHKPLSAPSPSQNASLVTISGGNRLTAVELRTCNAENVNNNLLPDLEKRSVTPALDAVWKGSFRIHDDHRHRVLNPQIHAHPATRVRRKIHEFSKQMPKVLHFHLVPYKKFWINLFQDYIPDERDIGLYFFPGDSERYEDYAFLLDYISFRNLALRKQIADVELLVFPSRLLPANCQCWNGKRFLWGVFHRLKQDTSARLDNREIKLSVQPSSHNPKSDMEEVDMDIDMVGGINVGRIDVPVHERPLREKHIPSRQESLSASISGRAFDPVTMPPLNVVEPCPAIPPGFGEVFRLRVQDSSLSLVKNVEVHEGKSKEQDDHHSLYSSSAEVKSKNVCD